In Ilumatobacter fluminis, the following proteins share a genomic window:
- a CDS encoding 20S proteasome subunit A/B has protein sequence MTYCLAMRLDEGLLFLSDTRTNAGVDNVSTYRKLHVFRPGDDRLFVLQSAGNLATTQEVLDRITRDLAAGGESLNTVNHLFEAALYLGRLSSEVARNHAATLGANANATFILGGQVGDEAPDILLVYPEGNYIRCSDDRPFLQIGETKYGKAWLDLAVRSHADMATAGKIALSSMAATALANLSVGPPYDLGIYRTGSHELQHARIAGDSPFLSRLVDVWRDHLLAAMHALPEIEPGDIALLEPESRPT, from the coding sequence ATGACCTACTGCCTCGCCATGCGGCTCGACGAGGGGCTCCTGTTCCTCTCCGACACCCGCACCAACGCCGGTGTCGACAACGTGAGCACGTACCGCAAGCTGCACGTCTTCCGCCCCGGTGACGACCGTCTGTTCGTCCTCCAGTCGGCCGGCAACCTGGCGACGACGCAGGAGGTGCTCGACCGGATCACCCGTGACCTCGCCGCCGGCGGCGAGTCGCTGAACACGGTGAATCACCTGTTCGAGGCAGCGCTGTATCTCGGCCGACTCAGCAGTGAGGTGGCACGCAACCACGCCGCCACACTCGGCGCCAATGCCAACGCCACGTTCATCCTCGGCGGGCAGGTGGGCGACGAGGCGCCCGACATCCTGCTCGTGTACCCCGAGGGCAACTACATCCGCTGCTCCGACGACCGGCCGTTCCTCCAGATCGGCGAGACGAAGTACGGCAAGGCGTGGCTCGATCTCGCCGTGCGGTCGCACGCCGACATGGCGACGGCCGGCAAGATCGCACTGTCGTCGATGGCGGCCACCGCGTTGGCGAACCTGTCGGTCGGGCCGCCGTACGACCTGGGCATCTACCGAACCGGGTCACACGAACTGCAGCACGCTCGCATCGCCGGCGACTCGCCGTTCCTGTCGCGCCTCGTCGATGTGTGGCGAGACCATCTGCTCGCCGCCATGCACGCGCTCCCCGAAATCGAGCCCGGCGACATCGCCCTCCTCGAACCCGAGTCGCGCCCCACCTGA
- a CDS encoding alpha/beta hydrolase, whose translation MSDRPHSDGPSALDSLQVFARGSVDIAPGLTHTEIYTGHGLLSVFRTMPPDNAPQAAIVGCGGAMGGVLGPGHGLYTTLADRWADRGVATYRVGYRIPNDLDRCAHDVACAVEMAVADGAEHVVVMGHSFGGAVVIRTAVVMMAEVDGVVTFATQSAGCEVAGALAGRPLLLFHGEHDDILPPQSSEMVRMIAGYGDLEILPNDGHLLGRSDDAIVERLDEWLPGVLGFR comes from the coding sequence GTGTCCGACCGACCCCACAGCGACGGACCGAGCGCGCTCGACTCGCTCCAGGTGTTCGCTCGCGGCTCGGTCGACATCGCGCCGGGGCTGACCCACACCGAGATCTACACGGGCCACGGCCTGTTGTCGGTCTTCCGGACGATGCCGCCGGACAACGCACCACAGGCGGCGATCGTGGGGTGCGGTGGGGCGATGGGTGGCGTCCTCGGCCCGGGTCACGGGCTCTACACGACACTCGCCGACCGGTGGGCCGACCGTGGTGTCGCTACCTACCGCGTCGGCTACCGCATTCCGAACGACCTCGACCGGTGCGCGCACGACGTCGCCTGCGCGGTCGAGATGGCCGTGGCCGACGGCGCCGAACACGTCGTGGTGATGGGGCACAGCTTCGGTGGCGCCGTCGTGATCCGCACGGCGGTCGTCATGATGGCGGAGGTCGACGGCGTGGTCACGTTCGCGACGCAATCGGCCGGCTGCGAGGTGGCCGGCGCGCTCGCCGGGCGGCCACTCCTGCTGTTCCACGGCGAACACGACGACATCCTGCCGCCGCAGTCGAGCGAGATGGTTCGCATGATCGCCGGATACGGCGACCTCGAGATCCTGCCGAACGACGGCCACCTGCTCGGCCGGAGCGACGACGCCATCGTCGAACGACTCGACGAGTGGCTGCCGGGAGTGCTCGGGTTTCGCTGA
- a CDS encoding (2Fe-2S)-binding protein produces MPDITFDINGTPVTIDAENDDALLYLIRDRLGITGPKYGCGVGVCGACTSFQGGELVRPCIVPMSEAAGQSYTTIEALAVDDVLHPVQQAWIDEDVAQCGYCQAGQIMTAVKLLERNPNPSDDDIDEAMSDNYCRCGTYHRIRKAIKRAAGNG; encoded by the coding sequence ATGCCCGACATCACCTTCGACATCAACGGAACACCCGTCACGATCGACGCCGAGAACGACGACGCCCTCCTCTACCTGATCCGCGACCGCCTCGGCATCACCGGCCCGAAGTACGGATGCGGCGTCGGCGTGTGCGGTGCGTGCACGAGCTTCCAGGGCGGCGAACTCGTCCGCCCGTGCATCGTGCCGATGAGCGAGGCCGCCGGCCAGAGCTACACCACCATCGAGGCGTTGGCCGTCGACGACGTGCTGCACCCGGTGCAGCAGGCGTGGATCGACGAGGACGTCGCCCAGTGTGGCTATTGCCAGGCAGGCCAGATCATGACCGCCGTCAAGCTGCTCGAACGCAACCCGAACCCGAGCGACGACGACATCGACGAGGCGATGAGCGACAACTACTGCCGATGCGGCACGTACCACCGCATCCGCAAGGCGATCAAGCGCGCCGCCGGCAACGGCTGA
- a CDS encoding lysophospholipid acyltransferase family protein yields the protein MTLRQRLARRLLRLVGWRTDGEPPTPHRFVLIAAPHTSNWDFPLMMLMAFETGLSIHWLGKESLFRGPMGWFLKRLGGVPVERTEPNRLVAQMADVFAEQDDFALVVPPEGTRSRSDHWKSGFYRIAHGADVPILCSYLDYSTKVGGFGPLITPTGDVRADMEPIRAFYADKHGRYPDQKSDIRLRDEAS from the coding sequence ATGACCCTTCGCCAACGACTCGCCCGCCGCCTCCTCCGCCTCGTGGGCTGGCGCACCGACGGTGAACCACCGACGCCGCACCGATTCGTGCTGATCGCGGCGCCGCACACCTCGAACTGGGACTTCCCGCTCATGATGCTGATGGCGTTCGAGACCGGGTTGTCGATCCACTGGCTCGGCAAGGAGAGCCTGTTCCGGGGCCCGATGGGGTGGTTCCTGAAACGGCTCGGTGGCGTCCCGGTCGAGCGGACCGAGCCGAACCGGTTGGTCGCCCAGATGGCCGACGTGTTCGCCGAGCAAGACGACTTCGCGCTCGTCGTCCCGCCCGAAGGCACGCGCAGCCGGTCCGACCACTGGAAGTCGGGCTTCTACCGGATCGCTCATGGCGCCGACGTGCCGATCCTGTGCAGCTACCTCGACTATTCGACGAAGGTCGGCGGTTTCGGCCCGCTGATCACGCCGACCGGTGACGTGCGCGCCGACATGGAACCGATCCGGGCGTTCTACGCCGACAAGCACGGCCGCTACCCGGATCAGAAGAGCGACATCCGGCTGCGCGACGAAGCGAGCTAG
- a CDS encoding molybdopterin cofactor-binding domain-containing protein: MSSQSPVVSSAATPPGQDDAPGVDRRRFIGYVVKGSTLAVALSYGADTLTSGDSATGAAPSGRAAQLLGIPELADVVDLTDLLLLSGDPFYYDFLIRITPENRIRFELPRMEVGQGIETASVMIVAEELDVAIDQIDVSLSPAEIRRATGQITGGSHSVSSLWDPLRKVTAALRTLIVHGAAAQLGVAPNQITTANGIASAPDGRSVRYADVSDGVEGRNDLARTAVPKDPSHYRVIGSPTNRIDARDIVTGRVQYAMDLDVVPDALPTVVARPPTLGGTVRSYDASAALAMPGVVAACEVPTDVEGASSGVAVVARSFGEAFKARDALQIEWNGGTADHLSDDDIIEQLRAINLPTLPAIPILTKSVSGEFIFPYVAHAPLETMTAIADVSGGRARVWTGAKTPIAAQAKIARDLGLLPTNVEVNVVKSGGSFGRRLFFDAAVESARISSIVGRPIKLMFTRQEDTKFGRARPLSIHKVQATYRRGGLLGGPGKVLTFDHRAATSALDARHGFGEGITAFAGELGAFGFSQTLWHTTQLVQYDFGLTSLLLNEKEFPVATSSWRGIYSGTAVVANEVIVDELARELGEDEYAFRMRTLDDDRSKAVLQAVAEAGGWGRSMPRRTAQGLGLHNEYKSRAAVLAEIKTSPSAQQDARVTKMVVAVDVNRVVNPKGLEAQVIGAATDAITTILRTGLHLDNGAIRESSYGDFEIAQMKHTPPEIEVIFMPTNGDRPGGAGELVVPAAAAAIANAFARATGIKPRRFPLRDFYEEA; encoded by the coding sequence ATGAGTTCGCAATCACCTGTGGTGTCGTCTGCAGCGACACCACCCGGCCAGGACGACGCACCGGGCGTCGATCGACGGCGCTTCATCGGCTACGTCGTCAAGGGATCGACGCTCGCGGTGGCGCTGTCGTACGGTGCCGACACGTTGACGAGCGGTGACTCGGCGACTGGCGCCGCACCGTCGGGACGGGCCGCGCAGCTCCTCGGCATCCCGGAGCTCGCCGACGTCGTCGACCTGACCGACCTGCTCCTGCTCTCGGGCGATCCGTTCTACTACGACTTCCTGATCCGCATCACGCCCGAGAACCGGATCCGGTTCGAGTTGCCGCGCATGGAGGTCGGCCAGGGCATCGAGACGGCGTCCGTCATGATCGTCGCCGAGGAACTGGACGTGGCGATCGACCAGATCGACGTGTCGCTCTCCCCCGCCGAGATCCGACGGGCCACCGGCCAGATCACCGGCGGATCGCACTCGGTGTCGTCGCTCTGGGATCCGCTCCGCAAGGTCACCGCAGCCCTCCGCACGCTGATCGTGCACGGGGCCGCGGCCCAGCTCGGCGTCGCTCCGAACCAGATCACGACCGCGAACGGCATCGCGTCAGCTCCCGACGGTCGTTCGGTTCGCTACGCCGACGTGTCGGACGGTGTCGAAGGCCGCAACGACTTGGCACGCACCGCCGTCCCGAAGGACCCGTCGCACTATCGGGTCATCGGTTCGCCGACGAACCGGATCGATGCCCGCGACATCGTCACCGGTCGGGTTCAGTACGCCATGGATCTCGACGTCGTGCCCGACGCCCTGCCGACGGTGGTCGCCCGGCCCCCGACGCTCGGCGGCACGGTCCGCTCGTACGACGCCTCGGCCGCCTTGGCGATGCCCGGCGTCGTCGCCGCGTGCGAGGTGCCCACCGACGTCGAGGGAGCGTCGTCCGGCGTCGCCGTCGTGGCACGCTCGTTCGGCGAGGCATTCAAGGCCCGCGATGCGCTGCAGATCGAGTGGAACGGCGGCACCGCCGACCACCTCTCCGACGACGACATCATCGAACAACTGCGGGCGATCAACCTGCCGACGCTGCCGGCGATCCCGATCCTGACGAAGTCGGTGTCCGGCGAGTTCATCTTCCCGTACGTCGCACACGCCCCACTCGAGACGATGACGGCGATCGCCGACGTGTCGGGTGGCAGGGCGCGGGTGTGGACCGGCGCCAAGACGCCGATCGCCGCACAGGCCAAGATCGCCCGCGACCTCGGGCTCCTGCCGACGAACGTCGAGGTCAACGTCGTCAAGAGCGGCGGCTCGTTCGGCCGACGGCTCTTCTTCGACGCCGCCGTCGAATCGGCCCGCATCTCCAGCATCGTCGGCCGACCGATCAAGCTGATGTTCACCCGCCAGGAGGACACCAAGTTCGGACGGGCCCGCCCCCTCAGCATCCACAAGGTGCAGGCGACGTACCGGCGTGGCGGGCTGCTCGGCGGGCCGGGCAAGGTGCTCACGTTCGACCACCGAGCCGCCACCTCGGCGCTCGACGCACGCCACGGGTTCGGTGAGGGGATCACTGCGTTCGCCGGCGAGCTGGGAGCGTTCGGATTCAGCCAGACGCTGTGGCACACGACCCAGCTCGTCCAATACGACTTCGGTCTGACGTCGCTGCTCCTCAACGAAAAGGAGTTCCCAGTCGCCACCTCGTCGTGGCGCGGGATCTACTCCGGCACCGCCGTGGTCGCCAACGAGGTGATCGTCGACGAACTCGCCCGCGAACTCGGCGAGGACGAATACGCATTCCGGATGCGCACCCTCGACGACGACCGTTCGAAAGCCGTGCTGCAGGCCGTCGCCGAAGCGGGCGGATGGGGACGGTCGATGCCGCGTCGAACAGCGCAAGGTCTCGGGCTCCACAACGAGTACAAGTCGCGCGCCGCCGTCCTGGCCGAGATCAAGACGTCACCCAGCGCCCAGCAGGACGCTCGGGTCACGAAGATGGTGGTCGCCGTCGACGTGAACCGGGTCGTGAACCCGAAGGGACTCGAGGCGCAGGTGATCGGCGCCGCCACCGACGCGATCACCACCATCCTCCGAACAGGTCTGCACCTCGACAACGGCGCCATCCGCGAGAGCAGCTACGGCGACTTCGAGATCGCCCAGATGAAGCACACGCCACCCGAGATCGAGGTGATCTTCATGCCGACGAACGGCGACCGACCGGGCGGTGCCGGCGAACTCGTCGTCCCTGCGGCGGCCGCTGCGATCGCCAATGCGTTCGCCCGGGCCACGGGGATCAAACCCCGACGATTCCCGCTGCGCGACTTCTACGAGGAGGCCTGA
- a CDS encoding helical backbone metal receptor produces MRVVSLVPSATETLTAWGVEPVACTRFCERPDLLHVGGTKNPDIDAIAGLAPDLVVVDREENRREDAEALTAVGLELVVLDVRSLDRLHDELSVLAEAVGVSAPDPVADSYPSLGLRAFVPIWRRPWMTIGGDTFGSSMLRRLGVENVFADATDDYPTLELDAAAALAPDVVLVPSEPYVFTDEHLDELASIARPVRVDGQDLFWWGARTADALDRLHRSLRDAAG; encoded by the coding sequence GTGAGGGTCGTGAGCCTGGTGCCGTCCGCCACGGAAACGCTGACGGCGTGGGGCGTCGAACCGGTCGCATGCACCCGGTTCTGTGAACGGCCCGACCTGCTCCACGTCGGCGGGACGAAGAACCCCGACATCGACGCCATCGCCGGGCTGGCGCCGGATCTCGTCGTCGTCGATCGGGAAGAGAACCGACGCGAGGACGCCGAGGCGCTCACGGCCGTCGGCCTCGAACTCGTCGTGCTCGACGTCCGGTCGCTCGACCGGCTCCACGACGAGTTGTCGGTGCTGGCCGAGGCCGTCGGGGTGTCGGCCCCCGATCCTGTCGCCGACTCGTACCCGTCACTCGGACTGCGAGCGTTCGTCCCGATCTGGCGGCGGCCGTGGATGACGATCGGTGGCGACACGTTCGGTTCGTCGATGCTGCGTCGCCTCGGCGTCGAGAACGTCTTCGCCGACGCGACCGACGACTACCCGACACTCGAACTCGACGCAGCAGCGGCGCTGGCGCCCGACGTGGTGCTGGTGCCGTCGGAACCGTACGTGTTCACCGACGAACACCTCGACGAGTTGGCCTCGATCGCCCGTCCGGTTCGCGTCGACGGGCAGGACCTGTTCTGGTGGGGAGCGCGCACCGCCGACGCGCTCGACCGTCTGCATCGCAGCCTGCGCGACGCCGCTGGCTAG
- a CDS encoding N-acyl-D-amino-acid deacylase family protein, whose product MAHDLVIRNGTVYDGTGAAPVVADVGITGDTITAVGHIAEQGAREIDAAGKAVTPGFVDIHSHLDAQIGWDPLLTPSSNHGVTTALLGNCGVTFAPCEPNGREMLAHMMESVEDIPAKAILDGLPWTWESYGEYLDAIDELDPAINVMGLVGHCAVRPYVMGERGIDGDPSEADIAGIAEAAAKAVSEGAVGFSTSRILLHFMPDGRYVPGTTAPHDEMVAVAKALGENGLTQNVPNFTGDFAGEIDLIRKQADAAGGRVLFSTGVSENPESGKMMADIVSTLNDEGYDVTGLCIPRPSGLIMGLQNDMYFRGGPWKQLNAMSFEDRLAAIHDDAFVAELVEQAKQRPPKTPASLIFPLGEGVPRYVDGPEHSLGAMAEAAGEHPAETFLRIERETDGQALFTVRLFNRSVDAVESLITSEHVLPGLGDAGAHVGQVMDAGWTTFVLRYWVGERKAMSFAEAVRRMSSAPARVVGLTDRGTIAEGMRADVNVIDVDRLVESVPEFVRDFPDGGGRLFQGATGYDAVICNGIQIVDNDTHTGQRPGSVLRSAA is encoded by the coding sequence ATGGCCCACGATCTCGTCATCCGCAACGGGACCGTCTACGACGGTACGGGCGCCGCGCCCGTCGTCGCCGACGTCGGCATCACCGGCGACACGATCACCGCGGTCGGCCACATCGCCGAGCAGGGTGCTCGCGAGATCGACGCCGCCGGAAAGGCGGTCACGCCGGGCTTCGTCGACATCCACAGCCACCTCGACGCCCAGATCGGTTGGGACCCGCTCCTCACACCGTCGAGCAACCACGGTGTCACGACGGCCCTGCTCGGCAACTGCGGCGTCACGTTCGCGCCGTGCGAACCGAACGGCCGCGAGATGCTCGCCCACATGATGGAGAGCGTCGAGGACATTCCGGCCAAGGCAATCCTCGACGGCCTGCCGTGGACGTGGGAGAGCTACGGCGAGTACCTCGACGCGATCGACGAACTCGACCCCGCGATCAACGTGATGGGGCTCGTCGGTCACTGCGCGGTGCGCCCGTACGTGATGGGCGAGCGGGGCATCGACGGTGATCCGAGCGAGGCAGACATCGCCGGGATCGCGGAGGCAGCGGCGAAGGCGGTCAGCGAGGGTGCCGTCGGGTTCTCGACCTCGCGCATCCTCCTCCACTTCATGCCCGACGGGCGCTACGTGCCGGGAACGACCGCACCGCACGACGAGATGGTCGCCGTCGCGAAGGCGCTCGGCGAGAACGGCCTGACCCAGAACGTCCCGAACTTCACCGGCGACTTCGCGGGTGAGATCGACCTGATCCGCAAGCAGGCCGACGCAGCCGGTGGGCGTGTGCTGTTCAGCACCGGCGTGAGCGAGAACCCCGAGTCGGGGAAGATGATGGCCGACATCGTCTCGACGCTGAACGACGAGGGCTACGACGTCACGGGCCTGTGCATCCCCCGCCCCTCCGGTCTCATCATGGGCCTGCAGAACGACATGTACTTCCGCGGCGGGCCCTGGAAACAACTGAACGCGATGAGCTTCGAGGACCGCTTGGCGGCCATCCACGACGACGCGTTCGTCGCCGAGTTGGTCGAGCAGGCGAAACAGCGCCCGCCGAAGACGCCGGCGTCGCTGATCTTCCCGCTCGGCGAGGGTGTGCCGCGCTACGTCGACGGGCCCGAGCACAGCCTGGGCGCGATGGCCGAGGCGGCGGGCGAGCACCCGGCCGAGACGTTCCTGCGCATCGAGCGAGAGACCGACGGCCAGGCCCTGTTCACCGTGCGCCTGTTCAACCGCAGCGTCGACGCCGTCGAGTCGCTGATCACCTCCGAGCACGTGCTGCCCGGACTCGGCGACGCCGGTGCCCACGTCGGCCAGGTGATGGACGCCGGCTGGACCACGTTCGTGCTGCGGTACTGGGTCGGCGAACGCAAGGCCATGAGCTTCGCCGAGGCGGTCCGCCGCATGAGTTCGGCACCGGCGCGGGTGGTCGGGCTCACCGACCGCGGCACGATCGCCGAAGGCATGCGTGCCGACGTCAACGTGATCGACGTCGACCGACTCGTCGAGTCGGTGCCCGAGTTCGTGCGCGACTTCCCCGACGGTGGCGGCCGCCTGTTCCAGGGCGCGACCGGCTACGACGCGGTCATTTGCAACGGCATCCAGATCGTCGACAACGACACCCACACCGGTCAGCGACCGGGGTCGGTGCTGCGTTCGGCCGCCTGA
- a CDS encoding ribonucleotide-diphosphate reductase subunit beta has translation MRYPAFYDMYRDAIKNTWTVDEIDFSDDLVDLDRKLLPAERHLVSRLVAFFATGDSIVANNLVLNLYQHINAPEARMYLSRQLYEEALHVQFYLTLLDNYIPDMAEREAAFAAVENIPSIRKKAEFCYRWIDSIGDLDRLETRDDRRQFVLNLITFAASIEGLFFFAAFAYVYFLRSKGLLNGLADGTNWVFRDESCHMNFAFEVVETVRKEEPDLFDEQMEADVRAMLRDAVDCELQFAQDVLAEGVPGMSLNDTREYLQYIADLRLAQLGYQPEFGSKNPFPFMELQDVQGLSNFFERTVSSYQVGVSGDVAFDEDF, from the coding sequence ATGCGCTATCCGGCCTTCTACGACATGTACCGAGATGCCATCAAGAACACGTGGACCGTCGACGAGATCGACTTCTCCGACGATCTCGTCGATCTCGACCGCAAGCTGCTGCCGGCCGAGCGGCACCTGGTGTCTCGGCTCGTCGCCTTCTTCGCGACCGGTGACTCGATCGTGGCGAACAACCTGGTGCTCAACCTGTACCAGCACATCAATGCACCCGAAGCCCGGATGTATCTGTCGCGGCAGCTGTACGAAGAGGCGCTGCACGTGCAGTTCTACCTCACCCTGCTCGACAACTACATCCCCGACATGGCCGAACGCGAGGCGGCGTTCGCCGCGGTGGAGAACATCCCGTCGATCCGCAAGAAGGCCGAGTTCTGCTATCGCTGGATCGACTCGATCGGCGACCTCGACCGGCTCGAGACCCGCGACGATCGTCGCCAGTTCGTGCTCAACCTGATCACGTTCGCAGCGAGCATCGAGGGCCTCTTCTTCTTCGCCGCGTTCGCGTACGTCTACTTCCTCCGTTCGAAGGGACTGTTGAACGGTCTCGCCGACGGCACCAACTGGGTGTTCCGCGACGAGTCGTGCCACATGAACTTCGCGTTCGAGGTCGTCGAGACCGTGCGGAAGGAGGAGCCGGACCTGTTCGACGAACAGATGGAAGCCGACGTCCGGGCGATGCTGCGCGACGCGGTCGACTGTGAACTGCAGTTCGCGCAGGACGTGCTCGCCGAGGGCGTGCCGGGGATGTCGCTCAACGACACCCGTGAGTACCTGCAGTACATTGCCGACCTGCGTCTCGCACAGCTCGGCTACCAGCCCGAGTTCGGATCGAAGAACCCGTTCCCGTTCATGGAGCTGCAGGACGTGCAAGGGCTCTCGAACTTCTTCGAGCGCACCGTGTCGTCGTACCAGGTCGGCGTCTCCGGCGACGTCGCCTTCGACGAAGACTTCTGA
- a CDS encoding copper resistance CopC/CopD family protein, which translates to MSVHVVPRTRVLLLAVIAACLTVLWPSVASAHTDFESSTPTDGATVEGPLGEITLNFTSSAEPAGEGFELLEPSGEIRQPTSIDPTDGTTFVLTYDPPLEAGTYGLRWNVRAGDAHPIDGSFSFTVDAPVPATTAPATTTPPATTLPTTTPVTTESSGATTVPATTLTQLDVPPTTAAATPAASPTTTVPPAALDEFLAGDDTADDAAWVGRVGRTFTFLGLIFGLGTVAALVWVIRGRRDEIAAELNWVRIAGLAIALGGFIEWAGLHMTHDAVATELLQTKAGVAVALKIVGGLVVLIGFHPGVGRVVAPARSLSAATLTDDASPDTRAAGARWVPTTSAAIGLIGFALVLASFWFDGHTVSRGWWPLHAAVNLVHVLAAAVWAGGVFAMTTIVFMRRRSDDPTDTASMVVRFSSIAGFALAAVAVAGAVMTFSIIDEPGDLFSTQWGRVMVAKIVGVALAALLGAYNHFRIRPSLEQRPDDPALLADLRRTLAIESGLFVLIVLLTSWLVAAAI; encoded by the coding sequence ATGTCCGTGCACGTCGTGCCGAGAACGCGCGTCCTGCTCCTCGCGGTGATCGCCGCCTGCCTCACGGTGCTGTGGCCGTCCGTCGCATCGGCCCACACCGACTTCGAGTCGTCGACGCCGACCGACGGCGCGACGGTCGAGGGGCCGTTGGGCGAGATCACGCTGAACTTCACGTCGTCGGCCGAGCCGGCGGGCGAGGGCTTCGAGCTGCTCGAACCGTCCGGTGAGATCCGTCAGCCGACCTCGATCGACCCGACCGACGGCACGACCTTCGTCCTCACCTATGACCCACCGCTCGAGGCCGGCACCTACGGACTCCGGTGGAACGTGCGTGCGGGTGACGCCCACCCGATCGACGGCTCGTTCAGCTTCACGGTCGATGCGCCCGTCCCGGCCACGACGGCACCGGCGACGACGACGCCGCCTGCGACGACGTTGCCGACGACGACGCCGGTGACGACGGAGTCGTCAGGCGCGACCACGGTGCCGGCGACGACGCTCACGCAGCTCGACGTCCCGCCGACGACCGCCGCTGCGACGCCGGCCGCGTCACCGACGACGACGGTGCCGCCTGCTGCGCTCGACGAGTTCCTGGCCGGCGACGACACCGCCGACGACGCCGCGTGGGTCGGTCGGGTCGGTCGGACCTTCACCTTCCTCGGGCTGATCTTCGGCCTCGGCACCGTCGCTGCGCTCGTCTGGGTCATCCGCGGACGCCGCGATGAGATCGCGGCCGAGCTGAACTGGGTCCGCATCGCCGGTCTCGCGATCGCACTGGGGGGCTTCATCGAGTGGGCCGGCCTGCACATGACGCACGACGCCGTCGCCACCGAGCTCCTCCAGACCAAGGCAGGCGTCGCCGTCGCGCTCAAGATCGTCGGCGGGTTGGTCGTGCTGATCGGATTCCACCCCGGTGTCGGGCGGGTCGTCGCACCCGCCCGGTCGCTCTCGGCGGCGACGTTGACCGACGACGCGTCGCCCGACACTCGAGCCGCAGGGGCGAGGTGGGTCCCGACCACCTCGGCGGCGATCGGCCTGATCGGCTTCGCACTCGTGCTGGCTTCGTTCTGGTTCGACGGCCACACCGTCAGTCGGGGCTGGTGGCCACTCCACGCCGCCGTCAACCTCGTCCACGTCCTCGCGGCGGCCGTCTGGGCGGGAGGGGTGTTCGCCATGACGACGATCGTGTTCATGCGGCGGCGTTCGGACGACCCGACCGACACCGCGTCGATGGTCGTGCGTTTCTCGTCGATCGCCGGGTTCGCCTTGGCAGCAGTCGCGGTCGCCGGGGCCGTCATGACGTTCTCGATCATCGACGAGCCCGGTGATCTGTTCTCGACCCAGTGGGGCCGGGTCATGGTCGCCAAGATCGTCGGCGTCGCCTTGGCGGCGCTGCTCGGTGCGTACAACCACTTCCGGATCCGCCCGTCGCTCGAGCAACGTCCCGACGACCCCGCACTACTCGCCGACCTGCGTCGCACGCTGGCGATCGAGTCGGGGTTGTTCGTGCTGATCGTGCTCCTGACGAGCTGGCTGGTCGCCGCCGCGATCTGA
- a CDS encoding ABC transporter permease — translation MASTTIGPELEWRLAVAVGALTALAVAASWVGRLGTALPSARAVARAIVQLLVVALVVTAALEHVWSSLLFVGFMFGVATVTASGRVDARSSIHWIAASIGAGAVPVLLIVFGLGAAPFEPPTIVAICGIVIGNAMTGFTLMGRRSLAALRERFGEVEAALSLGFVRRRAMALVVDHDRPEALVPVLDQTRTVGLVSLPGAFIGVLLGGGSAADAAAAQLIVLVGLVAAQTITVVVGARLIAAGRVLDHELRDRLPTA, via the coding sequence GTGGCGTCGACGACCATCGGACCCGAACTCGAATGGCGGTTGGCCGTCGCGGTCGGTGCGCTCACCGCGCTCGCCGTCGCGGCGTCGTGGGTCGGCCGACTCGGCACGGCGTTGCCGAGCGCTCGCGCCGTCGCCCGAGCCATCGTGCAACTGCTGGTCGTGGCGTTGGTGGTCACCGCGGCGCTCGAACACGTCTGGTCGTCGTTGCTCTTCGTCGGGTTCATGTTCGGCGTCGCGACGGTCACGGCGTCGGGCCGCGTCGACGCTCGCTCGTCGATCCATTGGATCGCAGCGTCGATCGGCGCGGGTGCCGTCCCGGTGCTGCTGATCGTGTTCGGACTCGGCGCGGCACCGTTCGAACCGCCGACCATCGTCGCGATCTGCGGCATCGTCATCGGGAACGCCATGACCGGGTTCACGCTGATGGGTCGTCGGTCGTTGGCGGCGTTGCGGGAACGGTTCGGCGAGGTCGAGGCGGCGCTGTCGCTGGGGTTCGTGCGGCGGCGGGCGATGGCGCTCGTGGTCGACCACGACCGTCCCGAGGCGTTGGTCCCCGTGCTCGACCAGACCCGCACGGTCGGCCTCGTCTCGTTGCCCGGAGCGTTCATCGGCGTGCTGCTCGGTGGTGGCAGTGCAGCGGACGCGGCGGCCGCACAGCTGATCGTGCTCGTCGGCCTGGTTGCCGCCCAGACGATCACGGTCGTCGTCGGTGCCCGACTGATTGCTGCCGGTCGGGTCCTCGATCACGAGCTGCGCGATCGGCTCCCGACCGCATGA